The Sulfurospirillum halorespirans DSM 13726 genome has a window encoding:
- a CDS encoding uroporphyrinogen-III synthase: MIYLFSDTAYEGVVHLPLFEIAFDPTPIDLKGFDGIIFTSKNSVKALEQSGTAWKAKNAYAIGEGTASLIEHLGGHLVFTCKESYGDRFAKNLLPLVESQNVFFPRAKEVISSLFEILHVNGIAIEERIVYETHCKQYPLSFAPVKESKLIFTAPSTVRCFLKNFAWDESYTAIAIGEKTASALPLHVNCKVASTQSIEACIALAKAL; the protein is encoded by the coding sequence TCTACCTCTTCAGCGACACAGCGTATGAGGGGGTAGTGCATCTGCCTCTTTTTGAGATCGCATTTGATCCCACTCCGATTGATTTGAAAGGGTTTGATGGAATCATCTTTACCTCCAAAAACAGTGTCAAAGCACTTGAGCAAAGTGGCACGGCGTGGAAAGCCAAAAACGCCTATGCCATCGGTGAAGGAACCGCTTCATTGATCGAGCATTTGGGTGGTCATTTGGTCTTTACATGTAAAGAGTCGTATGGCGATCGTTTTGCTAAAAATCTCCTCCCTCTAGTAGAATCCCAAAACGTCTTTTTCCCCAGAGCCAAAGAGGTCATTTCTTCGCTTTTTGAGATCTTACATGTAAACGGCATTGCCATAGAAGAGCGCATCGTGTATGAGACACACTGCAAGCAGTATCCTCTCTCTTTTGCTCCTGTGAAAGAGTCAAAACTCATCTTTACAGCACCTTCCACCGTGCGTTGTTTTTTGAAAAATTTCGCATGGGATGAGAGTTATACGGCGATTGCCATTGGTGAAAAAACAGCTTCTGCTCTGCCTTTACATGTAAACTGTAAGGTCGCTTCCACCCAAAGTATTGAGGCGTGCATCGCCTTGGCGAAAGCTCTTTAG
- the purD gene encoding phosphoribosylamine--glycine ligase, translated as MKVMVVGSGGREYSIGLALKRDPNVTEIFFAPGNGATPQLGQNVTCKDYEALADFAKENGIDLTIVGPETALVEGIVDSFKAKGLVIFGASKAAARLEGSKIFMKNFLSRYKIPTAKFIETNDAQKANDFIETLELPIVVKADGLCAGKGVIIAQSKDEAKEAVADMLSGKSFGDAGLGVVVEEFLDGYELSLFVICDGVDYKILPAAQDHKRLKDNDIGPNTGGMGAYAPTPLIDDELYKKVEERIIKPTLAGMQNENAPFEGVLFIGLMIVKNEPIVLEYNVRFGDPECEILMPLLKTPASELFYKAATGDLKDLNIEFFDKYAIAVVMASENYPYGDSKPSEIIVDKSVHAGLANTHISYAGVSLEEGKLYATGGRVLLCVGVGESIKEAREFAYLLCGQVHFAGKQFRSDIAYQALKHD; from the coding sequence ATGAAAGTCATGGTTGTTGGTAGTGGTGGCAGAGAGTATTCTATCGGGTTGGCACTTAAGCGAGACCCCAATGTAACCGAAATTTTTTTCGCACCTGGAAACGGTGCAACCCCACAACTTGGACAAAACGTTACATGTAAAGATTATGAAGCTTTGGCGGATTTTGCCAAAGAAAATGGCATTGATCTCACCATCGTAGGCCCAGAGACGGCACTTGTGGAAGGTATCGTCGATAGTTTTAAAGCTAAAGGGCTTGTCATTTTTGGCGCTTCTAAAGCAGCAGCCAGACTTGAAGGCTCAAAAATATTTATGAAAAACTTTCTCTCTCGTTATAAAATTCCAACCGCTAAATTTATCGAAACGAATGATGCCCAAAAAGCCAATGATTTTATCGAAACGTTAGAACTTCCTATCGTCGTAAAAGCGGATGGTCTGTGTGCTGGCAAAGGCGTGATTATCGCGCAAAGTAAAGACGAAGCCAAAGAGGCTGTGGCAGATATGCTCAGTGGAAAAAGCTTTGGCGATGCAGGGCTTGGTGTGGTTGTGGAAGAATTTTTAGATGGGTATGAGCTTTCGTTATTTGTGATTTGTGATGGCGTGGATTATAAAATCCTTCCAGCGGCGCAAGATCATAAACGCCTCAAAGACAACGACATTGGTCCTAATACCGGTGGTATGGGTGCGTATGCGCCAACGCCATTGATTGATGATGAACTCTATAAAAAAGTGGAAGAACGCATTATTAAACCAACATTAGCGGGAATGCAAAATGAAAATGCCCCGTTTGAAGGTGTGCTGTTTATTGGCTTGATGATCGTGAAAAATGAGCCGATTGTTTTAGAGTACAATGTTCGTTTTGGCGATCCTGAGTGCGAAATCTTGATGCCACTGTTAAAAACCCCTGCGAGCGAGCTTTTTTACAAAGCTGCGACAGGCGATCTTAAAGATTTAAACATTGAATTTTTTGATAAATATGCGATTGCTGTGGTGATGGCAAGTGAAAATTATCCGTATGGCGATTCAAAGCCTTCTGAAATTATTGTCGATAAAAGTGTGCATGCAGGTCTAGCGAACACTCATATTTCGTATGCAGGTGTAAGCCTTGAAGAGGGCAAACTTTACGCCACAGGTGGACGTGTGCTTTTATGTGTGGGCGTTGGGGAAAGCATCAAAGAGGCACGAGAATTTGCCTATTTACTGTGTGGGCAAGTCCATTTTGCAGGCAAACAGTTTAGAAGTGACATTGCGTATCAGGCACTTAAACATGACTAA
- a CDS encoding RDD family protein, with amino-acid sequence MTNDELIEKFESENITLSTLQKRGLAYMIDEILISVLFALIYFDQIPDNMTTEEMIDAINGLFGYVVVLKVIYQTYFVWMYGATLGKIAMKIRVISTDDLEKPSFLFSLSRAAFRIVSESIFYLGFVWAALNPKRETWHDRVANTLVVNAH; translated from the coding sequence ATGACTAATGATGAGTTAATCGAAAAGTTTGAGAGTGAAAATATTACATTATCCACGCTTCAAAAGCGAGGGTTGGCGTATATGATTGATGAAATTTTGATCTCTGTTTTGTTTGCATTGATCTATTTTGATCAAATTCCTGATAACATGACGACCGAAGAGATGATAGACGCGATCAATGGTCTTTTTGGCTATGTCGTTGTGTTAAAAGTGATCTATCAAACCTATTTTGTATGGATGTATGGGGCAACGTTGGGGAAAATCGCGATGAAAATCCGAGTCATCTCCACCGATGATTTGGAAAAACCTTCCTTTTTGTTTTCACTCAGTCGCGCTGCCTTTAGAATTGTCAGTGAGTCCATCTTTTATTTAGGTTTTGTATGGGCCGCTTTAAATCCAAAAAGAGAGACATGGCATGATAGAGTTGCCAACACGTTGGTGGTCAATGCACATTAA
- a CDS encoding LPS-assembly protein LptD, with protein sequence MIELPTRWWSMHIKFFLFVALSLGSLWAAPAQKTPAQKGPQDVEVLAENVTKQGTLIHAINNVVLYSPKYLITADEAYYDTASGDLELFGNITMLEGVSYASRTGHTKLNLNTDIGVSDPLFFYDEETNVWIKCENAILNPETYITQKSIVSSCNTQEPDWKIAFTSGEFNKESKWLHLYNPVFYANDVPVFYLPYFAFSTDTTRRTGLLQPEFGFGSSEGFYYMQPIFIAPAVDYDVELRPQMRTNRGEGMHGTYRFVDSAYSSGEITTGYFNEHSDYAEEENLKNSSHYGLHVMYDRSQLLSTKYNNLEDGLWLDINYLNDIDYYNTMSNETTSYDKLVTSRLNYYIKQDQDYYGVYARYDIDTYAKAQTGTNAKTLQELPTLHYHHFTSPLVLDNLLYSVDYKASNYTRQEDTTAFQNQVDVPFSLYFSLLQDYLHVSVSENIYASHIAYGNDDTNDNEGKYWRNYHKISLFTELAKPYDNFYHTMYIELNHIIPSKEDESGYFADFITLNTLAKSTSLTLKEFFYNGDGEKKISHKLVQFYYDDYDYKYGDLENDLKYHVNEQLSFGHNLSYSNEYSKISRNQISINYSDELYSTSLRYTYQDSVYKENTIYKITESTSTDEDYSYVTLYADTKYFTHYNIFTSVNYDVKADEFRSWAFGFKKTLKCWDYSIQYKDTTTPKSTSSSNGIDSVNKQGIMFMFNLYPMGSVSYDFSRESEQKVTN encoded by the coding sequence ATGATAGAGTTGCCAACACGTTGGTGGTCAATGCACATTAAATTTTTTCTTTTCGTGGCGCTTTCTTTAGGAAGCTTATGGGCAGCACCTGCACAAAAAACACCCGCACAAAAAGGTCCTCAAGATGTTGAGGTGTTGGCTGAAAATGTTACCAAACAGGGTACGTTAATTCATGCCATCAACAACGTAGTTCTTTACAGCCCCAAATACCTTATTACCGCAGATGAAGCCTATTATGACACAGCTAGTGGTGATTTAGAGCTTTTTGGCAATATTACGATGCTAGAAGGTGTCAGTTACGCCTCTCGTACAGGCCACACAAAACTCAATCTCAATACCGATATAGGCGTTTCAGATCCACTCTTCTTTTACGATGAAGAGACAAATGTATGGATCAAATGTGAAAATGCTATTTTAAATCCTGAAACCTACATCACCCAAAAATCCATTGTCTCAAGCTGCAATACCCAAGAACCTGACTGGAAAATCGCTTTTACCTCAGGCGAATTTAACAAAGAGAGTAAATGGCTACACCTCTACAACCCTGTCTTTTACGCGAACGATGTGCCCGTTTTTTACCTTCCTTATTTTGCATTTTCAACCGATACGACACGTCGCACAGGACTTTTACAGCCTGAATTTGGCTTTGGAAGTTCAGAGGGTTTTTATTACATGCAACCCATCTTTATTGCACCTGCGGTGGATTACGATGTGGAGCTTCGTCCACAAATGCGTACCAATAGAGGTGAAGGCATGCACGGAACCTATCGTTTTGTAGACTCTGCTTACTCCAGTGGTGAGATCACGACGGGGTATTTTAATGAACACAGTGATTATGCGGAAGAAGAAAATCTGAAAAACAGTTCGCATTATGGCTTACATGTCATGTACGACCGCAGTCAACTGTTAAGTACGAAATATAACAATCTTGAAGATGGTTTATGGCTTGATATTAACTATCTCAACGACATTGACTATTACAATACGATGAGTAATGAGACAACAAGCTATGATAAATTAGTGACTTCTCGCCTTAACTACTATATAAAACAAGATCAAGACTATTATGGTGTGTATGCAAGATATGATATTGATACGTATGCTAAAGCACAAACTGGTACAAATGCTAAAACCTTACAAGAGTTGCCAACGCTGCATTACCACCATTTTACATCGCCGCTAGTGTTAGATAATTTACTCTACAGTGTTGATTATAAAGCTAGTAACTATACGCGCCAAGAGGACACAACTGCCTTTCAAAATCAAGTGGATGTCCCTTTCTCTCTCTACTTTTCACTGCTGCAAGATTATTTACATGTAAGCGTTTCAGAAAACATTTACGCATCGCATATTGCCTATGGCAATGATGATACAAACGATAATGAAGGAAAATATTGGAGAAATTACCATAAAATTTCACTCTTCACAGAGCTTGCCAAACCGTATGATAATTTTTACCATACGATGTACATTGAGCTTAACCATATTATTCCTAGTAAAGAGGATGAGTCAGGATATTTTGCTGATTTTATTACGCTTAATACGCTTGCCAAAAGCACCTCTTTAACCCTCAAAGAGTTTTTTTATAACGGAGACGGTGAGAAGAAAATCAGTCATAAATTAGTACAGTTTTACTATGATGACTATGATTATAAGTATGGTGACTTGGAAAATGACCTTAAATATCATGTAAACGAGCAACTCTCTTTTGGACATAATCTCTCTTATTCAAATGAGTATAGTAAAATTTCACGAAATCAAATTTCGATTAATTACAGTGACGAGCTTTATTCAACCTCCCTTCGCTACACCTATCAAGATTCAGTTTATAAAGAAAATACAATCTATAAAATTACTGAAAGTACCTCTACGGATGAAGATTATAGCTATGTAACACTTTATGCCGACACCAAGTATTTTACCCATTATAATATTTTTACAAGTGTCAATTATGACGTTAAAGCGGATGAATTTAGATCGTGGGCATTTGGCTTTAAAAAGACATTAAAATGTTGGGACTACTCTATTCAATATAAAGATACAACAACGCCAAAATCAACGAGTTCAAGTAATGGAATTGATTCGGTCAACAAACAAGGTATTATGTTTATGTTTAATCTCTATCCAATGGGTAGTGTTAGCTATGATTTCTCAAGAGAGTCAGAGCAAAAAGTTACAAATTAA
- a CDS encoding polyribonucleotide nucleotidyltransferase, producing the protein MEYKIRVNNQEEIYDLGKVAKQAAGAALLKIKNTVILATVARDDSQVGENFVPLTVQYVEKTYAVGKIPGGYFKRETKPGDFETLTSRIIDRSLRPLFPKGYAYPTQIVIFVLSCDPEVDLQVAALNAASAALYLSDIPVNKAVAGVRIGYIDGQYVVNPSNSALKTSTLDLYVAGTKEELLMIEMRSLASMESMSLPIMAIDPMLDPTLAQNVIVKQSVNEFDEDAIVAAIDKAQSAITEATTAYENTFKPLKKEDAVLDYKQDLANDSIFAYVDEFYKDEVNNAINQMAKSERASELGKIVTKILGDEVAVLEGWSKELVDSVVQAYKKKIVREMIIEKRVRADGRKLNEIRPISIETNLLPLAHGSCLFTRGQTQALAVVTLGNDKDAQMYDLLTEKNTINDTFMVNYNFPGFSVGEASPLRAPGRRELGHGNLARRALEPVLDRNRLQTIRLVSEILESNGSSSMATICGGALALKAAGVNLEKLVAGIAMGLVFEGDKHAVLSDIMGLEDHDGDMDFKVAGTREGITALQMDIKLGGISRDVLKEALYQAKEGRAHILGLMEAASEEIVINNAILPKLELFSVDPSKIVDIIGQAGKTIREIIERFEVSIDLDREKGEVKIAGENKEKVEAAKEHIIQITNKPSFGGRGGGRDRGGDRHSSPREEKPVPTFVQDEVVDGVVKRIVDFGAFIELPGGIDGLLHVSKIADHRVDKVSDYLALEQKVRVKILKQTGNKIELGLER; encoded by the coding sequence GTGGAATATAAAATTAGAGTGAATAACCAAGAAGAGATTTACGATCTTGGCAAAGTTGCAAAACAAGCAGCAGGGGCTGCATTATTAAAGATTAAAAATACGGTTATTTTAGCAACGGTTGCGCGAGATGATTCCCAAGTTGGTGAAAATTTTGTACCGTTAACCGTGCAATATGTTGAAAAAACCTATGCGGTTGGAAAAATTCCTGGAGGCTATTTTAAACGTGAGACAAAGCCAGGTGATTTTGAAACATTAACCTCACGTATTATTGATAGAAGCCTTCGCCCACTTTTTCCTAAAGGGTATGCTTATCCAACACAAATTGTTATTTTCGTCTTAAGCTGTGATCCTGAAGTTGATCTTCAAGTAGCAGCGCTTAACGCTGCGAGTGCGGCACTTTATCTTTCCGATATTCCTGTGAATAAAGCCGTTGCAGGTGTGCGTATTGGTTACATTGATGGGCAGTATGTTGTGAATCCTTCCAACTCAGCTCTAAAAACAAGCACGTTGGATCTGTATGTTGCTGGAACAAAAGAAGAGCTCTTAATGATCGAGATGCGCTCCCTCGCTTCCATGGAGAGTATGAGCCTTCCTATTATGGCAATTGACCCAATGCTTGATCCTACCCTTGCACAGAACGTTATTGTGAAGCAATCCGTTAATGAATTTGATGAAGATGCGATTGTTGCCGCAATCGATAAAGCGCAAAGTGCAATTACTGAAGCGACAACGGCGTATGAAAATACCTTTAAACCTCTTAAAAAAGAGGATGCTGTACTTGATTATAAACAAGATTTAGCGAATGATTCTATTTTTGCGTACGTGGATGAATTCTACAAAGACGAGGTTAACAACGCGATCAACCAAATGGCAAAAAGTGAGCGTGCGAGTGAGCTTGGAAAAATTGTTACTAAAATTTTAGGTGATGAAGTAGCGGTCTTGGAGGGCTGGAGCAAAGAGTTAGTGGACAGCGTTGTGCAAGCGTATAAAAAGAAAATCGTGCGAGAGATGATTATTGAAAAACGTGTGCGTGCTGATGGTAGAAAGCTCAATGAAATCAGACCGATTAGCATCGAAACCAATCTTTTACCTTTAGCGCATGGTTCATGCCTCTTTACCCGTGGTCAGACACAAGCACTTGCAGTTGTCACACTGGGAAATGATAAAGATGCGCAAATGTATGATCTTTTGACGGAAAAAAATACGATTAACGATACCTTTATGGTGAACTATAACTTCCCAGGTTTCTCCGTAGGTGAAGCTTCTCCGCTTCGCGCTCCTGGTCGAAGAGAGTTGGGTCATGGCAATCTTGCACGTCGTGCACTTGAACCTGTTCTTGATAGAAATCGTTTGCAAACCATTCGTTTAGTATCAGAGATTTTAGAATCCAACGGCTCCTCTTCTATGGCAACCATTTGCGGTGGCGCATTAGCGCTGAAGGCTGCTGGAGTCAATCTTGAAAAACTCGTAGCGGGTATTGCTATGGGACTTGTTTTTGAGGGCGATAAACATGCGGTTCTCAGTGACATCATGGGCTTAGAAGATCACGATGGTGATATGGACTTTAAAGTCGCTGGAACAAGAGAAGGCATTACAGCACTTCAAATGGATATTAAATTGGGCGGCATTTCACGTGATGTCCTTAAAGAAGCATTGTATCAAGCCAAAGAGGGTAGAGCGCATATTTTAGGCTTGATGGAAGCGGCAAGTGAAGAGATTGTGATTAACAATGCCATTTTGCCAAAACTGGAACTCTTTAGTGTCGATCCTTCCAAAATTGTGGATATTATTGGACAAGCGGGTAAAACGATTCGTGAGATTATTGAGCGATTTGAAGTCTCTATCGATCTTGATCGTGAAAAAGGCGAAGTGAAGATCGCAGGCGAGAACAAAGAAAAAGTAGAAGCGGCTAAAGAGCATATCATCCAAATTACCAATAAGCCTTCTTTTGGCGGACGTGGTGGTGGAAGAGATAGAGGAGGAGATCGTCATAGTTCTCCAAGAGAAGAAAAACCAGTGCCAACTTTCGTGCAAGATGAAGTAGTTGATGGTGTGGTGAAACGCATTGTTGATTTTGGTGCGTTTATTGAACTTCCTGGTGGGATTGATGGATTGTTACATGTATCCAAAATTGCCGATCACCGTGTGGATAAAGTAAGCGATTATTTAGCCCTTGAGCAAAAAGTTCGCGTTAAAATCTTAAAGCAAACAGGAAATAAAATCGAGCTTGGCTTGGAGCGATAA
- a CDS encoding F0F1 ATP synthase subunit C — translation MKKILFLMVAFATFAFAGEGETVKAYSALAVGIVLGLAALGGAIGMGNTASSAISGTARNPGLGGKLVTTMFIALAMIEAQVIYALVISLILLYKNPFLG, via the coding sequence TTGAAAAAGATTCTTTTTTTAATGGTAGCATTTGCAACATTCGCGTTTGCAGGTGAGGGTGAAACAGTTAAAGCATATTCAGCACTCGCTGTTGGTATCGTACTTGGTCTTGCTGCACTTGGTGGCGCAATCGGTATGGGTAACACTGCCTCTTCAGCAATTTCTGGAACAGCAAGAAATCCTGGTCTTGGTGGTAAACTTGTAACAACAATGTTTATTGCACTTGCAATGATCGAAGCACAAGTTATTTATGCACTTGTTATCTCTTTGATTCTTCTTTACAAAAACCCATTTCTTGGTTAA
- a CDS encoding DNA adenine methylase, whose protein sequence is MTMLPGNYLGRKGGSGVAQWIINKMPFHDVYIEPFCGCAVVASLKKMAMVDNVLIDKNIDLIRFLKTHYSSYDNFTVLNVDCFSFLDTFICDYVGQGKKVLVYLDPPYLPEVRSDYVRSQYEHELTMLQHRQLLSLMRDRLLQFPKNLYFIISGYKSDLYMSMLQDWFYFEFQTMSRGGVRIESLWTSFNPDEYIKHQYDYVGSTFTERQRIKRKCDRWISKFQKLSFDEQMVIYESLKNTLNI, encoded by the coding sequence ATGACTATGTTACCAGGAAACTATCTAGGTCGAAAAGGCGGTTCAGGTGTTGCGCAATGGATAATAAATAAAATGCCTTTTCATGATGTTTACATTGAACCTTTTTGTGGTTGTGCTGTTGTTGCTTCTTTAAAAAAAATGGCTATGGTGGACAATGTTTTAATTGATAAAAATATCGATCTTATACGCTTTTTAAAAACTCATTATTCTTCTTATGATAATTTTACTGTTTTGAATGTTGATTGCTTTTCTTTTCTTGATACTTTTATATGTGACTATGTTGGACAAGGCAAAAAGGTTTTAGTCTATCTTGATCCTCCTTATCTTCCTGAGGTTCGTTCTGACTATGTTCGATCACAATATGAACATGAATTAACTATGCTCCAGCATAGACAGCTTTTGTCTCTCATGAGAGACAGATTATTACAATTTCCAAAAAATCTTTATTTTATTATTAGTGGTTATAAGAGTGATCTTTATATGTCTATGCTTCAGGATTGGTTTTATTTTGAATTTCAAACGATGTCACGTGGTGGTGTTAGAATTGAAAGTCTATGGACATCTTTTAATCCTGATGAGTATATTAAACATCAATATGACTATGTTGGATCTACATTTACTGAAAGACAAAGAATAAAACGTAAGTGTGATCGGTGGATTTCTAAATTTCAAAAGCTCTCTTTTGATGAACAAATGGTTATTTATGAAAGTTTGAAAAATACGCTTAATATTTAG
- a CDS encoding site-specific integrase: MMTFQKCASLYLELNEDEWKPSYFDKNRRIINKRFDEFQNMNIKDIRASHIKLWYKKIDTVGNKSKRNYLSVLKGILDVALEDEIIDKNPMVHVALPKYHAPRIKPFTSDDVQRILKGAEDYNFNLVYLLAMGFFTGMRTGEILALKRADIDFEKRVIHIRSTISRFGDVKPKTFGSIRDIPIIDTLYPYIVKMFERENDNYMMTTQYGNPYHDTHIFCNYWWKPLLIKLGIEYRRPYNMRHTFATNMLYKQLCTPLELSQYLGHSNTRMIYDVYVSYIEGHFTSFKTDIMLYA, encoded by the coding sequence ATGATGACTTTTCAAAAATGCGCTTCACTCTATCTTGAACTCAACGAGGACGAATGGAAACCCTCCTACTTTGATAAAAATAGACGCATTATCAATAAGCGTTTTGATGAATTTCAAAACATGAATATCAAAGACATAAGAGCCTCTCATATTAAGCTCTGGTATAAAAAAATTGATACCGTAGGGAATAAGTCTAAACGAAACTACTTGAGCGTTTTAAAGGGTATCCTAGACGTTGCATTGGAAGATGAAATAATAGATAAAAATCCCATGGTACACGTTGCACTTCCTAAATATCATGCACCACGCATTAAGCCTTTTACCAGCGATGACGTTCAACGTATTTTAAAGGGTGCTGAGGACTACAATTTTAACCTTGTCTATCTTTTGGCTATGGGTTTCTTTACGGGAATGAGAACGGGTGAAATATTGGCTTTAAAACGTGCTGATATTGATTTTGAAAAAAGAGTGATTCATATTCGTTCTACGATCTCTCGTTTTGGTGATGTAAAGCCTAAAACATTTGGCTCAATAAGGGATATTCCTATTATAGATACACTCTATCCTTACATCGTTAAAATGTTTGAACGTGAAAACGATAACTACATGATGACAACGCAATATGGTAATCCATACCATGACACGCATATCTTTTGTAACTATTGGTGGAAGCCTTTACTTATAAAGTTAGGTATTGAATATCGAAGACCGTACAACATGCGCCATACATTCGCTACGAATATGCTTTATAAACAACTCTGTACACCGCTCGAACTTTCTCAATATCTAGGTCATTCAAATACTCGTATGATTTATGATGTTTATGTAAGTTATATAGAGGGTCATTTTACTTCGTTTAAAACTGATATTATGCTTTATGCTTAG
- a CDS encoding DNA cytosine methyltransferase: MQLVLSLCSGIGLLDRAFKEAGFCVVSAGDIILGKHYDIRDFTGIKGKIDGIIGGPPCPDFSPLKRDRPVLEESYGFEMLMEYKRIVLECDPSWFLLENVAGVPNVKIDGYSHQRLDINQSWYENVTRLRHIQFGHKENKYLQIERKNVTDRSQKLESCALANDSRSFRELCRLQGLEDDFDLKSFNVQGKKRAVGNGVPLCIGRALAKAVTDLEEISVTQQDNKICDCGCGRFVTGRASYYDFSCRKRAQRNRQRFVVTDQQQKGA, translated from the coding sequence ATGCAATTAGTCCTCTCTCTATGCTCTGGCATTGGTTTACTAGATCGTGCATTCAAAGAAGCAGGATTCTGCGTTGTAAGTGCTGGTGACATCATTTTAGGTAAACATTACGATATTCGTGACTTCACAGGCATAAAAGGAAAAATAGATGGAATTATTGGTGGTCCGCCATGCCCTGACTTTTCACCCTTAAAACGTGACCGCCCTGTATTGGAAGAGTCTTACGGTTTTGAAATGCTTATGGAATATAAAAGAATTGTTTTAGAGTGTGACCCGTCCTGGTTTCTTTTAGAAAATGTTGCAGGTGTACCTAACGTAAAAATAGATGGATACTCACATCAAAGACTAGATATTAATCAATCTTGGTATGAAAACGTGACTCGGCTGCGCCACATTCAATTCGGTCATAAAGAAAATAAATACCTACAAATTGAAAGAAAAAACGTGACTGATCGATCACAGAAATTAGAATCATGTGCTTTAGCTAATGATAGCCGTTCCTTTAGAGAGCTTTGTAGATTGCAAGGCTTAGAGGATGATTTCGACTTAAAAAGTTTTAATGTCCAAGGTAAAAAAAGAGCTGTAGGTAACGGTGTTCCTCTTTGTATTGGTCGAGCACTTGCAAAGGCTGTGACTGATCTGGAAGAAATAAGTGTGACGCAACAGGATAACAAAATCTGTGATTGTGGTTGTGGTCGTTTCGTGACTGGCCGGGCTTCATATTATGATTTTTCATGTCGTAAACGAGCACAAAGAAATAGACAAAGATTTGTTGTGACTGATCAACAACAAAAAGGCGCATGA